The proteins below are encoded in one region of Acidobacteriota bacterium:
- a CDS encoding glycosyltransferase family 4 protein translates to MTAPRVLVLSTYYHPVVGGVETHTRQIVRALHAEGFGIAVVTKRLGEGDEPPVVDGVPVTRVAPRGPRAGWAKWVMIPFATVAMLRLRREFDVVYCPDYRGIGLAALIAGRLLDRPVVLETGVTGILSCANWDPALRRLGVDGQGWLGRLLKWPMQRLYRSANAYPCITREIEREALASGVPPDRVHYLPYGVDLRRFRPATIGEREALRAEVGWPPDRTIVLYVARLSVEKGILDLLDAWRHIDDATAVLVVVGPDMAGHHLDAGPAARRMVVEAGLEGRVVFHGPTSDPAPFFRAADIFVQPSHWEASPAAVVEAMASRLPVVASRVGGMAEYLVDGANALFCEPKAPATLVGPLDRVISDASLRARLAAAARETAEREFDADHLHAKYAKLFRDLAGR, encoded by the coding sequence GTGACCGCGCCTCGCGTCCTCGTGCTGTCGACGTACTACCATCCGGTCGTGGGGGGCGTGGAGACCCACACCCGTCAGATCGTGCGCGCGCTACACGCTGAGGGGTTCGGCATCGCCGTCGTGACCAAGCGCCTCGGTGAGGGCGACGAGCCGCCCGTGGTGGACGGCGTGCCGGTCACGCGCGTCGCGCCGCGCGGGCCGCGGGCCGGTTGGGCGAAGTGGGTGATGATCCCGTTCGCGACGGTGGCGATGCTTCGACTGCGTCGGGAGTTCGACGTCGTCTACTGTCCCGACTACCGCGGCATCGGCCTCGCCGCGTTGATCGCGGGCCGCCTCCTGGATCGACCGGTCGTCCTCGAGACGGGCGTGACGGGCATCCTGTCGTGCGCCAACTGGGACCCCGCGCTCCGGCGCCTGGGCGTCGATGGCCAGGGATGGCTTGGACGGCTGCTGAAGTGGCCGATGCAGCGACTCTATCGGTCGGCCAACGCCTACCCGTGCATCACTCGCGAGATCGAGCGCGAGGCGCTCGCCTCTGGCGTACCACCCGACCGCGTGCACTACCTGCCCTACGGCGTCGATCTGCGGCGATTCCGACCGGCGACGATCGGCGAGCGCGAGGCCCTCCGCGCCGAAGTGGGCTGGCCGCCCGACCGCACGATCGTGCTCTACGTCGCGCGGTTGAGCGTCGAGAAAGGCATCCTCGACCTGCTCGACGCCTGGCGGCACATCGACGACGCGACGGCAGTACTCGTGGTCGTGGGCCCCGACATGGCCGGCCATCACCTCGACGCCGGACCGGCGGCCCGACGGATGGTGGTAGAGGCGGGTCTCGAGGGTCGCGTCGTCTTCCACGGACCGACGAGCGACCCCGCGCCGTTCTTCCGCGCCGCCGACATCTTCGTGCAGCCGTCCCACTGGGAGGCCTCGCCGGCGGCCGTCGTGGAGGCGATGGCATCGAGGCTGCCGGTGGTCGCTTCACGCGTTGGCGGAATGGCGGAGTATCTCGTGGATGGAGCGAACGCGCTCTTCTGCGAGCCGAAGGCGCCTGCGACGCTCGTCGGCCCGCTCGATCGTGTCATCTCGGACGCGTCGCTGCGAGCCAGGCTGGCCGCTGCGGCGCGCGAAACCGCCGAGCGCGAGTTCGACGCCGACCACCTGCACGCCAAGTACGCGAAGCTGTTCCGCGATCTCGCGGGCCGGTAG
- a CDS encoding tRNA-dihydrouridine synthase family protein, translating into MDLRKTLTGAVVMAPMTKGSNLPYRQLCVELGARVLVGEMAVARRLKQRRRGELALIRRFDGEPCFGVQLAGNKYDEMAWAAALAEARGADFVDVNLGCPIDHFTRKGLGAALARQPGRVRRIVESMRGAVQSVPMTVKIRLGWDAEHLNYLDLARAAVDGGAAAVFVHGRTRVDRYRHAANWDAIGELAAALPVPVVGNGDLLFRHEIEAAVARSGCAGVMVARGALIAPWIFHAATGAPEDVAADARLEIYRRYVALARAHWGDDDHGLARVTEFTRWHLGFWCRYRPPRADGSYPTMQERDAVFVPRSALEALLSRGDEPALAYLTACLVEHREVVPGEAPDRDGGEDAEGAAAPLVAG; encoded by the coding sequence ATGGACCTCAGGAAGACGCTGACGGGCGCCGTCGTCATGGCGCCGATGACGAAGGGGTCGAACCTGCCCTACCGGCAGCTCTGCGTGGAGCTCGGCGCGCGCGTGCTCGTCGGCGAGATGGCCGTGGCGAGACGCCTGAAGCAGCGGCGCCGCGGCGAGCTGGCGCTGATCCGTCGCTTCGACGGTGAACCGTGCTTCGGAGTACAGCTCGCCGGCAACAAGTACGACGAGATGGCGTGGGCGGCCGCGCTCGCCGAAGCTCGCGGCGCCGACTTCGTCGACGTCAACCTCGGCTGCCCGATCGATCACTTCACGCGCAAGGGACTGGGTGCCGCGCTCGCCCGGCAGCCCGGACGCGTCCGCCGCATCGTCGAATCGATGCGCGGGGCCGTGCAGTCGGTGCCCATGACGGTGAAGATCCGCCTGGGCTGGGACGCCGAGCACCTGAACTACCTCGACCTGGCTCGGGCCGCCGTCGACGGCGGCGCCGCTGCCGTGTTCGTGCACGGACGCACGCGCGTCGATCGCTATCGCCATGCCGCGAACTGGGACGCGATCGGGGAGCTCGCCGCGGCGCTGCCGGTGCCCGTCGTCGGCAACGGCGACCTGCTGTTTCGTCACGAGATCGAAGCCGCCGTGGCCCGCAGCGGCTGCGCCGGCGTGATGGTGGCGCGCGGCGCGCTGATTGCGCCGTGGATCTTCCATGCCGCGACCGGCGCCCCTGAGGACGTCGCCGCCGACGCGCGCCTCGAGATCTACCGACGTTACGTCGCGCTGGCGCGGGCGCACTGGGGCGACGACGATCACGGCCTCGCCCGCGTGACCGAGTTCACGCGCTGGCACCTCGGGTTCTGGTGCCGCTACCGGCCGCCGCGTGCCGACGGCAGCTACCCGACCATGCAGGAGCGCGACGCGGTGTTCGTGCCGCGCTCCGCGCTCGAAGCCCTGCTCTCGCGCGGCGACGAACCGGCGCTGGCGTATCTCACCGCATGCCTTGTCGAGCACCGCGAGGTCGTCCCGGGCGAAGCGCCCGATCGCGACGGAGGTGAGGACGCGGAGGGCGCCGCGGCGCCCCTCGTGGCCGGGTAG
- a CDS encoding amidohydrolase family protein: MTPRLFRALSALATATVLAALVSIVPIDAQGRAATDRFGDLAGGPYDRLVILNAMVVPGHGGPPGGPYDIVIERNVIAQMTPFDPVTAERRGRTERPTGDRVIDATGMYVMPGMIDLHMHLRGDEMPIEYVYYLKLAHGVTTMVPAPDRGLDRAMEQARLSEKNEILAPRMYPLWSWNRLPGYTREELEDPRQSARIAKEIAAKGMRVVSMDPMAWDRELFGAICKGVWDAGGITSVHLPPSTNAVIDAVQAAELGVTMIEHHYAYAESSLDRTVQDFPREYNFNDESERFRHAGKVWTEANRERLLTEVADRLAKSGVTMLPTRVVYEANRDFLRAMSLPWHEKYTHQALWTWNLPNPAFHGSYHWDWTSDDEYYWYEAFDLWGKLIFEFNKRGGRVAYGTDDSYIWATPGFSNVRELQLVRESGLHTLEVLKSATRNSALTLREPKLGLVRPGYLADLVLVDGNPAYNLRFLYSFGALRLDSDGKMVQTRGIVHTIKDGVVTENARLMAEVERMVAESKKGARPDIVTRPFTTGR, encoded by the coding sequence ATGACGCCACGACTGTTCCGCGCCCTCAGTGCGCTCGCGACGGCGACGGTGCTCGCCGCCCTCGTGTCCATCGTGCCCATCGACGCGCAGGGGAGAGCCGCCACCGACCGTTTCGGTGACCTCGCCGGCGGGCCCTACGATCGCCTCGTCATCCTGAACGCGATGGTCGTCCCCGGCCACGGCGGACCGCCGGGCGGCCCCTACGACATCGTCATCGAACGGAACGTGATCGCGCAGATGACGCCGTTCGATCCGGTGACGGCCGAGCGCCGGGGCCGCACCGAGCGGCCGACCGGCGATCGCGTCATCGACGCCACGGGCATGTACGTCATGCCGGGCATGATCGATCTCCACATGCACCTGCGCGGAGACGAGATGCCCATCGAGTACGTCTACTACCTCAAGCTTGCGCACGGTGTGACGACGATGGTGCCGGCGCCGGATCGTGGCCTCGACCGCGCCATGGAGCAGGCGCGCCTGAGCGAGAAGAACGAGATCCTCGCACCCCGGATGTACCCGCTCTGGAGCTGGAACCGCCTGCCAGGCTATACGCGTGAGGAACTCGAGGACCCCCGGCAGTCGGCACGCATTGCGAAGGAAATCGCGGCGAAGGGCATGCGCGTGGTCAGCATGGACCCCATGGCCTGGGATCGCGAGCTGTTCGGCGCCATCTGCAAGGGCGTCTGGGACGCCGGCGGCATCACCAGCGTGCATCTGCCGCCATCGACCAACGCGGTGATCGACGCCGTTCAGGCCGCCGAGCTCGGCGTGACGATGATCGAGCACCACTACGCGTATGCCGAGTCGTCTCTCGATCGCACGGTGCAGGACTTCCCGCGCGAGTACAACTTCAACGACGAGAGCGAGCGCTTCCGCCACGCCGGCAAGGTCTGGACCGAGGCCAACCGCGAGCGGCTGCTCACCGAGGTGGCCGATCGGCTGGCGAAGTCGGGCGTGACGATGTTGCCGACGCGCGTGGTCTACGAGGCCAACCGCGACTTCCTGCGCGCGATGAGCCTGCCGTGGCACGAGAAGTACACCCACCAGGCACTCTGGACCTGGAACCTGCCCAATCCCGCCTTCCACGGGTCGTACCACTGGGACTGGACCTCGGACGACGAATACTACTGGTACGAGGCGTTCGACCTCTGGGGCAAGCTGATCTTCGAGTTCAACAAGCGCGGGGGCCGCGTCGCGTACGGCACCGACGACAGCTACATCTGGGCGACGCCGGGCTTTTCGAACGTGCGCGAGCTGCAGCTCGTGCGCGAGAGCGGCCTGCACACGCTCGAGGTGCTGAAGAGCGCGACCCGCAACAGCGCCCTGACGCTTCGTGAGCCGAAGCTCGGGCTCGTGCGGCCCGGCTATCTTGCCGACCTCGTGCTGGTCGACGGCAACCCGGCCTACAACCTGCGGTTCCTCTACTCCTTCGGCGCGCTGCGCCTCGACAGCGACGGGAAGATGGTGCAGACGCGTGGCATCGTTCACACCATCAAGGACGGCGTCGTGACCGAGAACGCCAGGCTGATGGCCGAGGTGGAGAGAATGGTGGCCGAGTCGAAGAAAGGCGCACGGCCCGACATCGTCACGCGACCGTTCACGACCGGGCGGTGA
- a CDS encoding dienelactone hydrolase family protein, with protein MSGRRVVAAATLACAVAAIGATLLAQASPARRILETAFRQAYDAADWPKAIEAAERLTLAFPDDPLAHYNLAAVSARGGELGRGLSALSRSAELGFAHLATLRRDEDLDPLRVLPEFAAIVERVEANSARALDAFKVEADRATVLTYLPRGYTPARPAPLLVALHGTGGRAAEIASVYRRVAQELGAILIAPEGVTRSGRGYTWGRVEEGEYLVERAIAEARAKHGVDQTRLVLTGFSEGANLALLCAARRPDLYAGVVAIAGVYEHRVAPVPQPAPGGFPRVYVLAGAQDPGITLIRSGANRLEAAGASVRVKVVDGVGHAFPPNADAELREAFAFVLGS; from the coding sequence GTGAGCGGCAGACGAGTCGTGGCGGCGGCGACGCTGGCGTGCGCCGTCGCCGCCATCGGCGCGACGCTGCTGGCACAGGCGAGCCCGGCGCGGCGCATCCTCGAGACGGCGTTCCGCCAGGCGTACGACGCGGCCGACTGGCCGAAGGCGATCGAAGCCGCCGAGCGCCTGACGCTCGCCTTTCCCGACGACCCGCTGGCTCATTACAACCTGGCTGCCGTGTCGGCCCGCGGCGGCGAGCTGGGGCGCGGCCTCTCCGCCCTCTCGCGCAGCGCGGAGCTCGGCTTCGCGCACCTCGCGACGCTCCGACGCGACGAGGACCTCGACCCGCTGCGCGTGCTGCCGGAGTTCGCGGCCATCGTCGAACGTGTCGAAGCCAACAGCGCGCGCGCGCTCGACGCCTTCAAGGTCGAGGCCGACCGCGCCACGGTGCTCACCTACCTCCCGAGAGGGTACACCCCGGCACGACCCGCGCCCCTGCTCGTCGCGCTGCACGGCACCGGCGGGCGGGCCGCCGAGATCGCGTCGGTGTACCGTCGCGTGGCCCAGGAGCTCGGCGCCATCCTGATCGCGCCGGAGGGCGTGACGAGGTCAGGCCGCGGCTACACGTGGGGCCGCGTCGAGGAGGGCGAGTACCTGGTCGAGCGCGCCATCGCCGAAGCGCGCGCGAAGCACGGCGTCGACCAGACGCGTCTCGTCCTCACGGGCTTTTCGGAGGGCGCCAACCTCGCGCTGTTGTGCGCAGCCCGTCGACCCGACCTCTACGCGGGCGTGGTGGCGATCGCTGGCGTGTACGAGCATCGCGTCGCACCGGTGCCGCAGCCGGCGCCCGGCGGCTTCCCGCGTGTCTACGTGCTCGCCGGAGCCCAGGATCCCGGCATCACCCTCATCCGATCGGGAGCGAACCGGCTCGAGGCCGCCGGAGCATCCGTCCGCGTCAAGGTCGTCGACGGGGTCGGCCATGCCTTCCCCCCGAATGCCGACGCCGAGCTGCGCGAGGCGTTCGCCTTCGTGCTCGGCTCGTGA
- a CDS encoding TlpA family protein disulfide reductase — translation MAWSDQKSMQLAAALTASLAVLSPPPGADASERPPAARAVADARLDRLSDAWAALSGTDLSGARLTPTRFAGRVVVVDFWATWCAPCLAEIPWLRRIRDDFGTDRVAVVGVNLDVSDRRTLVAWLNRKRLDWPQLHDGRGYAGAVARAFDVTSLPTLVVVDAQGRVVATDLRGERLYTAVEQLVSARPGAPASLR, via the coding sequence ATGGCGTGGAGCGACCAGAAGTCGATGCAGCTCGCAGCGGCGCTGACGGCGTCGCTCGCGGTGCTGTCGCCGCCGCCGGGCGCAGACGCTTCGGAGCGACCTCCGGCCGCACGGGCGGTGGCCGACGCGCGCCTCGACCGTCTCTCCGACGCGTGGGCCGCCCTGAGCGGGACCGACCTGTCGGGCGCCCGCCTCACCCCCACCCGATTCGCCGGCCGCGTCGTCGTCGTCGATTTCTGGGCGACCTGGTGCGCACCCTGCCTGGCCGAGATCCCCTGGCTCCGTCGCATCCGCGACGACTTCGGCACCGACCGCGTCGCCGTTGTCGGTGTCAACCTCGATGTCTCCGACCGTCGCACCCTCGTGGCATGGCTGAACCGGAAGCGGCTCGATTGGCCGCAGCTCCACGACGGTCGCGGCTACGCCGGCGCGGTTGCGAGGGCGTTTGACGTTACCTCGCTGCCGACGCTCGTCGTCGTCGACGCGCAGGGCCGCGTCGTCGCCACCGACCTGCGCGGCGAGCGCCTCTACACGGCGGTCGAGCAGTTGGTGTCTGCCCGTCCCGGCGCGCCTGCGTCTCTGCGGTGA
- a CDS encoding cysteine hydrolase has translation MSRPSAPVPTACAVVVVDLANDFVFPGGVIADAGGADYQTRAQAIVPTLVRLLEAARAAGVTVIYATDAHTPGDVELAKWPPHAMKGTWHAEIVPALAPKPGDLVLEKTTYSPFVSTDIDAELRRRGLTTLYITGLHTDCCARHTSGDAFQRGYDLVWVSDAMQAFTDEAHRQGLEYFKTWYAADADAQVKTTDDVIASWQGFAGAEAPAPRTR, from the coding sequence ATGTCCCGTCCATCCGCTCCCGTCCCGACCGCGTGCGCTGTCGTCGTCGTCGATCTCGCCAACGACTTCGTCTTCCCTGGCGGCGTCATCGCCGATGCGGGCGGAGCCGACTATCAGACGCGAGCGCAGGCCATCGTGCCGACGCTCGTCAGGCTGCTCGAAGCCGCGCGCGCGGCGGGTGTGACCGTGATCTACGCCACCGATGCGCACACGCCGGGCGACGTCGAGCTCGCCAAGTGGCCGCCGCACGCGATGAAGGGGACGTGGCACGCCGAGATCGTCCCGGCGCTGGCACCGAAGCCGGGCGATCTCGTGCTCGAGAAGACGACCTACAGTCCGTTCGTGAGCACCGACATCGACGCCGAGCTGAGACGTCGCGGCCTCACGACGCTCTACATCACCGGGCTGCACACCGACTGCTGCGCGCGCCACACGTCGGGAGACGCGTTCCAGCGCGGCTACGACCTCGTGTGGGTGAGCGACGCGATGCAGGCGTTCACCGACGAAGCGCACCGCCAGGGGCTCGAGTACTTCAAGACCTGGTACGCCGCCGATGCCGACGCGCAGGTGAAGACCACCGACGACGTGATCGCGTCGTGGCAGGGATTCGCCGGGGCTGAAGCCCCGGCTCCTCGGACACGATAG
- a CDS encoding S9 family peptidase, whose amino-acid sequence MLALMAGLVVAPVARAQTVPPFTVDDMLKLDRVSDPQLSPDGTRVAFVVTEIDLENNGRNNDIWIVPVAGGDAVRLVASPKSDDRPRWSPDGTRLAFVSARDGAPQIYSVAVSGTTAQGEPTKLTSLATGASGVVWSPDGRWLAFVSEAYPECRDEACNARRLKEDEARKTGARLIDGLLFRHWNTWREGRFSHLFVMPADGSGPPRDLTPGAADVPPFSLGGPEDYAFSPDSAEVAFARKTDPVEAISTNSDLFVMRFTDPAAVPTRITTNPGADGGPVYSPDGRYIAYRAQERAGYESDRWRLMVFDRQAGTHRAATADFDRHVDEYVWRPDSSGFVIAADDQATLPLWQVDLGGTPKPIVTGGVNASLQLAADGKTVVFSRNTLTASAEIWRVAADGSGLAAVTRVNDAKLAPFRLRSGESVTYPGAGAAPVQAWIVKPANFDPTVRYPLLFLVHGGPQSAWNDGWSYRWNPQVFASAGYVVFMPNPRGSTSFGQAFIDGIRNDWGGKVFEDLMKGLDYAETLPYVDPERMGAAGASYGGYMMNWFLGHTDRFRALVSHAGVYNLTSMYGVTEELWFVEWEFEGTPWTNLEAYEKWSPHRYADRFATPTLVIHGELDFRVPVGEGFQLFTTLQRRGVPSRLLYFPDEGHWINRPQNSALWYRTFIDWMNQWVKGQ is encoded by the coding sequence ATGCTCGCGCTCATGGCCGGGTTGGTTGTGGCGCCCGTGGCGCGGGCCCAGACCGTCCCGCCGTTCACCGTGGACGACATGCTGAAGCTCGATCGCGTGTCGGACCCGCAGCTCTCGCCCGACGGCACGCGCGTGGCGTTCGTCGTCACTGAAATCGACCTCGAGAACAACGGCCGCAACAACGACATCTGGATCGTGCCGGTCGCGGGCGGCGACGCCGTCCGTCTCGTCGCGTCGCCGAAGAGCGACGACCGGCCTCGCTGGTCTCCTGACGGCACACGTCTGGCGTTCGTGTCGGCGCGCGACGGCGCGCCGCAGATCTACTCCGTCGCGGTGTCGGGCACGACCGCCCAGGGCGAGCCGACGAAGCTGACCTCGCTCGCCACCGGCGCCTCTGGCGTCGTCTGGTCGCCCGACGGCAGGTGGCTGGCCTTCGTGTCCGAGGCCTACCCGGAATGCCGCGACGAGGCGTGCAACGCCCGCCGCCTCAAGGAGGACGAAGCCCGCAAGACGGGCGCGCGCCTGATTGACGGCCTGCTGTTCCGCCATTGGAACACGTGGCGGGAAGGGCGGTTCAGCCACCTGTTCGTCATGCCCGCCGACGGCAGCGGCCCGCCGCGCGACCTCACGCCCGGCGCGGCCGACGTGCCTCCCTTCTCGCTCGGTGGCCCCGAGGACTACGCGTTCTCGCCCGACTCGGCCGAGGTCGCCTTCGCCCGCAAGACGGACCCGGTCGAGGCCATCAGCACGAACAGCGATCTCTTCGTCATGCGATTCACCGACCCGGCCGCGGTCCCGACACGGATCACGACCAACCCGGGAGCCGATGGTGGACCGGTGTACTCGCCGGATGGGCGGTACATCGCCTACCGGGCGCAGGAGCGCGCCGGCTACGAATCGGATCGCTGGCGGCTGATGGTGTTCGACCGGCAGGCCGGGACGCACCGCGCCGCCACGGCCGACTTCGATCGGCACGTCGACGAGTACGTGTGGCGTCCCGACTCGTCGGGGTTCGTCATCGCCGCCGACGACCAGGCCACGCTTCCCCTGTGGCAGGTCGACCTCGGGGGCACGCCGAAGCCGATCGTCACGGGGGGCGTGAACGCGAGTCTTCAACTCGCGGCCGACGGCAAGACCGTCGTCTTCTCGCGCAACACCCTCACGGCGTCGGCGGAGATCTGGCGCGTCGCGGCGGACGGCTCAGGGCTCGCGGCGGTCACGCGCGTCAACGACGCGAAGCTCGCGCCGTTCCGACTGCGCTCGGGTGAGAGCGTCACGTACCCCGGTGCCGGAGCGGCCCCCGTGCAGGCCTGGATCGTGAAGCCCGCCAACTTCGATCCCACCGTCCGCTACCCGCTGCTGTTCCTCGTGCACGGCGGCCCGCAGAGCGCGTGGAACGACGGCTGGTCGTACCGCTGGAACCCGCAGGTCTTCGCATCGGCGGGCTACGTGGTCTTCATGCCGAACCCGCGCGGATCCACCAGCTTCGGCCAGGCGTTCATCGACGGCATCCGCAACGACTGGGGCGGCAAGGTCTTCGAAGACCTGATGAAGGGACTCGACTACGCCGAGACGCTGCCGTACGTGGATCCCGAGAGGATGGGCGCGGCCGGCGCGTCGTACGGCGGCTACATGATGAACTGGTTCCTCGGGCACACCGACCGGTTCAGGGCGCTCGTCAGTCATGCGGGTGTCTACAACCTCACGAGCATGTACGGCGTGACCGAGGAGCTCTGGTTCGTCGAGTGGGAGTTCGAGGGCACGCCGTGGACCAACCTCGAGGCGTACGAGAAGTGGTCGCCGCACCGATACGCCGACCGCTTCGCGACGCCCACGCTGGTGATTCACGGTGAGCTCGACTTCCGCGTGCCCGTGGGCGAGGGCTTCCAGCTGTTCACGACGCTGCAGCGGCGAGGCGTGCCGTCGCGGCTGCTCTACTTCCCGGACGAGGGACACTGGATCAACAGACCCCAGAACAGCGCCTTGTGGTACCGGACGTTCATCGACTGGATGAATCAGTGGGTGAAAGGCCAGTGA
- a CDS encoding SDR family oxidoreductase: MIVGGSRGIGWATAVELGRLGANVLVVSRTPVDLDDRLALEQETGRPVLELRADVATAEGRAALGAGWPAAWDRLEVLVHSAGMNVRKPTADYTGEEFRRILETNLVSAFDVARLAYPRLAASRRASAVFIGSVGGQVSVGSGSVYALTKGGLHQFARAIAVEWAPAGIRVNVVSPWYTKTRLVEPVLGDAATLDRIRARTPLGRVADPEEVARVVAFLCLPAASYVTGQVVAVDGGFTAYGFAARPPAWEPSP; the protein is encoded by the coding sequence ATGATCGTGGGCGGTTCACGAGGAATCGGCTGGGCCACGGCCGTCGAGCTCGGGCGGCTCGGTGCGAACGTGCTGGTGGTGTCGCGCACGCCCGTCGATCTGGACGACCGCCTGGCCCTCGAGCAGGAGACGGGCCGGCCGGTGTTGGAGCTCCGCGCCGACGTGGCAACGGCCGAGGGCCGGGCGGCGCTCGGGGCCGGCTGGCCGGCGGCGTGGGATCGCCTCGAAGTGCTCGTCCACAGCGCGGGCATGAACGTCCGCAAACCGACGGCCGACTACACCGGCGAGGAGTTCCGACGAATCCTCGAGACGAACCTGGTCTCGGCGTTCGATGTCGCGCGGCTCGCGTACCCGAGGCTCGCCGCCTCGCGTCGGGCGAGCGCGGTGTTCATCGGCTCGGTCGGCGGGCAGGTGTCGGTCGGATCGGGGTCCGTGTACGCGCTGACCAAGGGCGGACTGCACCAGTTCGCGCGCGCGATTGCCGTCGAGTGGGCGCCCGCCGGCATCCGCGTCAACGTCGTCTCGCCGTGGTACACGAAGACCAGACTGGTCGAGCCCGTGCTCGGCGACGCGGCGACGCTCGACCGGATCCGCGCCAGGACGCCGCTCGGCCGCGTGGCCGATCCCGAGGAGGTGGCGCGGGTGGTGGCCTTTCTCTGTTTGCCGGCTGCGTCGTACGTCACCGGGCAGGTCGTGGCCGTCGACGGCGGGTTCACGGCCTACGGCTTCGCCGCGCGCCCCCCCGCCTGGGAACCCTCACCGTAG
- a CDS encoding amidohydrolase family protein, protein MTPRLCRALGALAAATVLAALVSNVPIDAQARAAADRFGGLAGGPYNRLVILNAMVIPGHGGPPAGPYDIVIERNVITQMTPFDPVTAERRGRTERPSGDRVIDASGMYVMPGMIDLHMHLRTEPMPLEYVYYLKLAHGVTAMVPAADRGLDAGMEQARLSAAHQILAPRLYPIWGWAPGYPREQVEDPAEAPRIAKELAAKGMRVVSVGGLAWNPELFGAVCKAVYEAGGITTVHLPPSTNAVVNAVKAAELGVTMIEHHYAYAESSLDRTTQDFPREYNFDDESERFRHAGKVWTEANRERLLTEVAERLARSGVAMLPTRVVYEANRDFLRATSLPWHEKYTHQALWEWNLPNRAFHGSYHWDWTSDDEYYWYEAFDLWGKLIFEFNKRGGHVSYGTDDSYIWATPGFSNVRELQLMRESGLHTLEVLKAATRNSAITLREPKLGLVRPGYLADLVLVDGNPAYNLRFLYSFGALRLDRDGKMVQTRGAVHTIKDGLVIENAKLMAEVERMVAESKKAARPDVVTRPFTTGR, encoded by the coding sequence ATGACCCCACGACTGTGTCGCGCGCTCGGTGCGCTCGCAGCGGCGACCGTACTCGCCGCCCTTGTGTCCAATGTGCCCATCGACGCGCAGGCGCGGGCGGCGGCCGACCGTTTCGGCGGCCTCGCCGGCGGGCCCTACAACCGCCTCGTCATCCTGAATGCCATGGTGATTCCGGGTCATGGCGGTCCACCGGCCGGCCCCTACGACATCGTCATCGAGCGGAACGTGATCACGCAGATGACCCCGTTCGATCCGGTGACGGCGGAGCGGCGTGGCCGGACCGAACGGCCGAGCGGCGATCGGGTGATCGACGCGTCGGGCATGTACGTCATGCCGGGCATGATCGACCTCCACATGCACCTGCGCACGGAGCCGATGCCGCTCGAGTACGTCTACTACCTCAAGCTGGCGCACGGTGTGACCGCGATGGTGCCTGCGGCCGACCGCGGGCTCGATGCCGGCATGGAGCAGGCCCGTCTCTCGGCGGCCCACCAGATCCTCGCGCCGCGTCTCTATCCGATCTGGGGCTGGGCGCCGGGGTACCCGCGCGAGCAGGTGGAGGATCCGGCCGAGGCGCCCCGCATCGCGAAGGAGCTCGCCGCAAAGGGCATGCGCGTCGTATCGGTCGGCGGCCTGGCGTGGAACCCCGAGTTGTTCGGCGCGGTGTGCAAGGCCGTTTACGAGGCCGGCGGCATCACCACGGTGCATCTTCCGCCGTCGACCAACGCCGTCGTGAACGCCGTCAAGGCGGCCGAGCTCGGCGTCACGATGATCGAGCACCACTACGCCTACGCGGAGTCGTCGCTCGACCGGACGACACAGGACTTCCCGCGCGAGTACAACTTCGACGACGAGAGCGAGCGCTTCCGGCACGCTGGCAAGGTGTGGACCGAGGCCAACCGCGAGCGGCTGCTGACCGAGGTGGCCGAGCGCCTGGCCCGTTCGGGCGTGGCCATGCTGCCGACGCGTGTCGTCTATGAGGCCAACCGCGACTTCCTGCGCGCGACGAGCCTGCCATGGCACGAGAAGTACACGCATCAGGCGCTCTGGGAGTGGAACCTGCCGAACCGCGCCTTCCACGGCTCCTATCACTGGGACTGGACGTCGGACGACGAGTACTACTGGTACGAGGCGTTCGACCTGTGGGGCAAGCTGATCTTCGAGTTCAACAAGCGCGGCGGCCACGTGTCCTACGGTACCGACGACAGCTACATCTGGGCGACACCAGGCTTCTCGAACGTGCGTGAACTGCAGCTGATGCGTGAGAGCGGCCTGCACACGCTGGAGGTGCTGAAGGCGGCGACGCGCAACAGCGCCATCACGCTGCGCGAGCCGAAGCTCGGGCTCGTTCGACCGGGCTATCTCGCCGACCTCGTGCTGGTCGATGGCAACCCGGCCTACAACCTGCGGTTCCTGTACTCGTTCGGCGCCCTGCGCCTCGACAGGGACGGGAAGATGGTCCAGACCCGAGGCGCGGTGCACACCATCAAGGACGGCCTGGTGATCGAAAACGCGAAGCTGATGGCGGAGGTGGAGCGGATGGTGGCCGAGTCGAAGAAGGCTGCCAGACCCGATGTCGTCACACGACCGTTCACGACCGGGCGGTGA